The Candidatus Edwardsbacteria bacterium genome contains the following window.
TATCTCGGATGAGAAAACGCCAACTTCCAAATTATGCATCGAGGCGGGCCGCCGGGCGCTGGAGGCGGCCGAAATAAAACCCGAGGATCTGGATTTTATCATGATCGGCACCATCACCCCCGACATGATGTTTCCCTCCACCGCCTGTATTGTCCAGGCGGCGCTGGGGGCCAAGAAGGCTGCGGCCTTCGATCTTTCGGCCGGCTGCACCGGGTTCATCTACGGGCTGGAGCTGGCCCGTTCCCTGATAATGGCCGACCCCAAAAGGAAAGTGCTGGTGATCGGGGCCGAGGAGCTGACCAAGATCACCGACTGGACCGACCGGGGCACCTGCGTGCTGTTCGGAGACGGGGCCGGGGCGGCGGTGCTGGGGGCGGTAGACGAGGACCGGGGGATCCTGGGCACCTATCTGGGGGCCGACGGCAACCTGGGAGATCTTCTTTTCATGCCCGGCGGCGGCTCGCTGAATCCGGCCAGCCATCAAACGGTGGATGAAAAGATGCATTATGTAAAGATGGCCGGCAACAAGGTGTTTCCCCACGCCGTCCGGAACATGCTGGAAGCATCGATGAAAGCCATGGAGATCGCTGGCATTACCAAGGATCAGCTTAACCTGCTGATACCGCACCAGGCCAACATGCGCATCATCGAGGCCATAGCCGAGAGGCTGGGGGCGGGCCCCGGCACGGTCTATACCAACATTCAGAAATACGGCAACACTTCGGCGGCCTCCATTCCCATCGCCTTAGACGAGGCGGTGCGGGAGGGCCGGATCAAGAAGGGCGACCTGGTGATGCTGGTGGCCTTCGGGGCCGGCTTCACCTGGGGAGCGGTGCTTATCAGATGGTAAGTTAGAAATTGGAATATTGAATTCAGAAGATTGAATAGAGAAGGCCGGTCATTGCGAGGGGACATCTATGCTGGTCAAGAGAAGCAATCCAAAAATAATCAAGAGGTGAAAATGTCCAAATTAGCTTTTATATTCCCGGGACAGGGCGCCCAGTACGTGGGCATGGGAAAGGACCTGTACGACAACCATCCCATGGCCAAGGAGATCTACGAGAAGG
Protein-coding sequences here:
- a CDS encoding ketoacyl-ACP synthase III, whose amino-acid sequence is MKHVAILGTGHFVPEKILTNADLEKIVDTTDEWITQRSGIKERHISDEKTPTSKLCIEAGRRALEAAEIKPEDLDFIMIGTITPDMMFPSTACIVQAALGAKKAAAFDLSAGCTGFIYGLELARSLIMADPKRKVLVIGAEELTKITDWTDRGTCVLFGDGAGAAVLGAVDEDRGILGTYLGADGNLGDLLFMPGGGSLNPASHQTVDEKMHYVKMAGNKVFPHAVRNMLEASMKAMEIAGITKDQLNLLIPHQANMRIIEAIAERLGAGPGTVYTNIQKYGNTSAASIPIALDEAVREGRIKKGDLVMLVAFGAGFTWGAVLIRW